The following are encoded in a window of Coregonus clupeaformis isolate EN_2021a unplaced genomic scaffold, ASM2061545v1 scaf0148, whole genome shotgun sequence genomic DNA:
- the LOC121586216 gene encoding condensin complex subunit 1-like: MSWDFFVPVCVGDLVKTGGINQYVVQDVVSPKQLPSHLKSFKAALRSQGPLCILEHFDTGYTVLQHCHKVDMSVKEDTLELLIQVVSGLSVSLPSLLLNASLSAPDRKEQLNAVKMSVFLLCKLTETLESDSYRQSIITAPSKGSKKGKAAGEGLLQWDSERETVLQALTQLLQLDIRSLWSLSLVEEEFISCVTCCCYKLLENPTISHVKNKPTRDAIIHLLGVQVKKYNHLLGASVKVIQLLQHFEQLSSVCAQAVSVWSTEYGVKAIIGEVMREIGQKSSEELAREGSGVKAFSSFLSELGTLVPDTMIPNISVLLTHLEGESPSLRVAVCEVLGEVLVRVLSGDGLDESGKADRDRFMDTLQEHLHDTHSYVRARVLQVYTRIVNSKALPLNRYSEVMGLAVGRLMDKSINVVKSAIQLLAAFIAHNPYSCKLSSADLKKPLEKEMAQLRELREKLQENAPVAVIKASELWAAMEPELLLTVRAEMEPTSEGEGEQQEEEAGEEDDDRATAIQIAQFLRVNKYRNAVRLCVRAHSLFPESEMFSSLTTLTPETLLETLALLFKGPDQDTSEIREDLPPTPQKEGAGDGGKEGVEESELKKQEMLVQYLRDTESFALQVERAIAVINTMLYWKTTSVVQEAVQFCVTVCEFSVANSLTGVRRMLPLVWSTDAAIKDAVVQAYRRLYLNPQGDNTRAKAQTLVDSLSELMVDASLGTIQCLEEIVQEFFGGGSSLQSTVVQVLWERFTGKRETSSLHRRAAVLLLGMAARAEREVVLSNLDTLCSVALGEKVTEDFLLARDSVITICNITDHVRQSKGPPFRLPQDHQLFTCLTQAIAEGVVMADPHWQSFMEQAVRLLYFLAESPDQLCSHLLQRCSRLLLDQIAEGGEMLANKDVSQLQGASQDPEEQGEQVPAVSCASLAQLLSLCGCVAFWQVSHLERSVSSELRRRRGETEEREEKAKGPSRKAKQAANDSSVEEELGLMGASAEDTEAELIRKICETELLAEENLLCSFLPLLVRVCSSPGRYCHPQLTTAACLALSQYMMISPSVCEEHIRLLFTVLERSSLPVVRANAIIGLGDLTVRFPNILEPWTQNLYTRLSDENPAVRQTAVTVLTQLVLKDVLKVKGQVSEVAVLLIDPQTHIASLALNFFNELASKDNAIYNLLPDIISRLSDPERGMNEEDFHTIMKQLFSYITKERQTESLVEKLCQRFRTAKTERQWCDLAASLSLLSMCERGLKRLQECWECYSDKLTETGVYQPLLSITAKLRRGAKPQLKAQVEEFEKRLTAVHTRGLENVESSEMEEKNRSEGAGPSQNTTTNTPLPNKGRGGRPKRGQAKPSVSSRHDDSFVTPKPTRKSSKKAVITFSSDEEEEDAVMAESETPKVTTPIARTSRRARLRH; this comes from the exons GTTTCAAGGCTGCATTGAGAAGCCAGGGTCCATTGTGTATCCTGGAACACTTCGACACGGGTTACACGGTGCTGCA GCATTGCCATAAAGTGGACATGAGTGTGAAAGAGGACACCCTGGAGTTACTCATACAAG TGGTGAGTGGCCTGTCCgtctccctgccctccctcctcctcaacgCCTCACTCTCTGCCCCGGACCGCAAGGAGCAGCTCAATGCTGTCAAAATGAGTGTATTCCTCCTCTGCAAGCTCACAGAAACCCTGGAGAGTGACTCGTACAGGCAGAGTATCATCACTGCACCCAGTAAG GGCAGTAAGAAGGGGAAGGCTGCAGGAGAAGGTCTACTACAATGGGACTCTGAGAGGGAGACGGTGCTGCAGGCTCTAACCCAGCTCCTTCAGCTGGACATCCGCTCCCTCTGGAGCCTCTCTTTGGTCGAGGAGGAGTTCATCAG CTGTGTGACATGCTGCTGCTATAAGCTCCTGGAGAACCCAACCATCAGCCATGTGAAGAACAAGCCCACCAGAGACGCCATCATCCACCTGCTGGGGGTGCAGGTCAAGAAATACAACCACCTCCTGG GTGCCAGTGTGAAGGTGATCCAGCTGCTGCAGCACTTTGAGCAGCTGTCGTCAGTGTGTGCCcaggctgtgtctgtgtggagcacTGAGTATGGAGTCAAGGCTATCATAGGAGAGGTCATGAG AGAGATCGGTCAGAAGTCTAGTGAGGAGCTGGCCAGAGAGGGATCAGGGGTCAAGGCCTTCTCCAGCTTCCTGTCTGAACTCGGCACCCTGGTCCCCGACACCATGATCCCCAACATCAGTGTGTTACTCACACACCTGGAGGGAGAG AGCCCCAGTCTGCGTGTGGCAGTGTGTGAAGTGTTGGGAGAGGTTCTGGTCAGGGTCCTTAGTGGAGATGGGCTGGATGAGTCTGGCAAAGCTGACAGGGACCGCTTCATGGACACACTGCAGGAGCACCTCCACGACACACACTCCTACGTCAGGGCCCGAGTGCTGCAGGTCTACACACGCATCGTCAACAGCAAG GCTCTGCCCTTGAATAGGTACAGTGAAGTGATGGGGTTGGCAGTGGGAAGGCTGATGGACAAATCCATCAACGTGGTCAAGAGTGCCATCCAGCTACTGGCTGCCTTCATTGCACACAACCCCTACAGCTGCAAG TTGAGCAGTGCTGACCTGAAGAAACCCCTGGAGAAGGAGATGGCTCAACTCAGAGAGCTTAGAGAGAAACTGCAGGAAAACGCACCTG TGGCAGTGATCAAGGCCTCAGAGCTGTGGGCCGCTATGGAGCCTGAGCTGCTCCTCACCGTCAGAGCAGAGATGGAGCCCACcagtgagggagagggggagcagcaagaggaagaggctggagaggaggatgacgaCAGGGCCACCGCCATACAGATCGCCCAGTTCCTCCGCGTCAACAAATACCG GAATGCAGTGCGTCTGTGTGTGCGAGCCCACAGCCTGTTCCCAGAGTCTGAGATGTTCTCGTCTCTGACCACTCTCACCCCAGAGACTCTCTTGGAAACACTGGCTCTGCTCTTTAAAG GTCCTGACCAGGACACCTCTGAGATCAGAGAGGACCTGCCTCCCACCCCCCAGAAGGAGGGAGcaggggatggagggaaggaaggggtggaggagagcGAGCTGAAGAAACAGGAGATGCTGGTGCAGTATCTGAGAGACACTGAGAGCTTCGCCCTGCAGGTGGAGAGAGCCATCGCTGTCATCAACACCATGCTCTACTGGAAGACTACCTCTG ttgtccaGGAGGCGGTGCAGTTCTGTGTGACAGTATGTGAGTTCAGTGTGGCGAACTCTCTGACTGGCGTGAGGAGGATGCTGCCTCTGGTCTGGTCTACTGACGCTGCCATTAAAGATGCTGTGGTGCAGGCCTACAGACGTCTATACCTCAACCCCCAGGGAGAcaacaccag gGCTAAAGCTCAGACTCTAGTGGACAGTCTGTCTGAGCTGATGGTGGACGCCTCTCTGGGGACCATCCAGTGTCTGGAGGAGATA GTCCAGGAGTTCTTTGGCGGTGGCAGCAGCCTCCAGTCCACGGTGGTGCAGGTTCTGTGGGAGAGGTTCACTGGCAAACGAGAGACCTCCAGCCTGCACAGACGGGCAGCAGTACTGCTTCTGGGAATGGCTGCACG AGCGGAGAGGGAAGTGGTCCTCAGTAACCTGGACACTCTGTGCTCTGTGGCTCTGGGAGAGAAGGTGACTGAAGACTTCCTACTGGCCAGAGACTCTGTTATCACCATCTGTAACATCACTGACCATGTTAGG CAATCCAAAGGACCTCCATTCAGACTGCCTCAGGACCACCAGCTCTTTACCTGCCTCACACAGGCCATCGctgaag GTGTGGTGATGGCGGACCCTCATTGGCAGAGCTTCATGGAGCAGGCTGTCCGTCTGCTGTACTTCCTGGCCGAGTCCCCAGACCAGCTCTGCTCCCACCTCCTCCAGCGCTGCTCTCGCCTGCTATTGGACCAGATCGCAGAGGGCGGGGAGATGTTAGCAAACAAGGATGTCAGCCAATTGCAAGGTGCATCTCAGGACCCTGAGGAGCAGGGAGAACAAG TCCCTGCAGTGAGCTGCGCGTCCCTGGCCCAGCTGCTTTCTCTGTGTGGCTGCGTGGCGTTCTGGCAGGTGTCCCACCTGGAGCGCAGCGTCAGCTCTGAGCtgcggaggaggagaggagagaccgaagagagggaggagaaggccaAGGGACCCTCCCGTAAGGCAAAG CAAGCGGCCAATGACAGTTCTGTGGAGGAGGAACTTGGGTTGATGGGTGCTTCTGCTGAGGACACAGAGGCAGAGCTGATCAGGAAGATCTGTGAGACTGAGCTGCTGGCTG AGGAGAACCTGTTGTGCTCGTTCCTGCCCCTGCTGGTGAGGGTGTGTAGTTCCCCAGGGAGATACTGCCACCCCCAGCTCACCACCGCTGCCTGCCTGGCCCTCTCACAGTACATGATGATCAG tccGTCAGTGTGTGAGGAGCACATCCGTCTCCTATTCACGGTGCTGGAGCGTTCCTCTCTGCCCGTCGTCCGGGCCAACGCCATCATCGGCCTGGGAGATCTCACCGTCCGCTTCCCAAACATCCTGGAGCCCTGGACTCAGAACCTCTACACCAG GCTGAGTGATGAGAACCCGGCGGTTAGGCAGACAGCGGTGACTGTTCTGACCCAGCTAGTGCTGAAGGATGTGCTGAAGGTCAAAGGTCAGGTCAGCGAGGTGGCCGTGCTGCTCATCGACCCCCAGACGCACATCGCCAGCCTCGCACTCAACTTCTTCAACGAGCTCGCCTCCAAG GACAATGCTATCTACAACCTGCTCCCAGACATCATCAGCAGACTGTCAGACCCAGAGAGGGGCATGAACGAGGAAGACTTCCACACCATCATGAA GCAGCTATTTTCCTACATCACTAAGGAGAGACAGACTGAGTCTCTGGTGGAGAAGCTGTGTCAGCGCTTCAGGACAGCAAA GACTGAGCGTCAGTGGTGTGACCTGGCCGCgtctctgtctctgctgtctATGTGTGAGCGAGGGCTGAAGAGGCTCCAGGAGTGTTGGGAGTGTTACAGCGACAAGCTGACTGAGACAGGAGTCTAccagcctctcctctccatcaccgCTAAGCTACGCCGAGGAGCCAAGCCACAGCTCAAG GCCCAGGTGGAGGAGTTTGAGAAGCGTCTGACGGCGGTCCACACCCGGGGACTGGAGAACGTAGAGAGCTCTGAGATGGAGGAGAAGAACCGTTCCGAGGGAGCAGGGCCCAGCCAAAACACCACCACAAACACACCGCTACCCAACAAGGGACGGGGTGGCAGGCCCAAGAGAG GTCAAGCCAAGCCCTCTGTATCCAGTCGCCATGACGATAGCTTTGTGACCCCCAAACCTACCCGGAAGTCCTCTAAGAAAGCTGTTATCACCTTCAGCAGTGACGAAGAGGAAGAAG ACGCTGTCATGGCAGAGAGCGAGACACCCAAGGTGACCACACCCATCGCCCGCACCTCTCGACGTGCTCGTCTCCGACACtga